From Sandaracinaceae bacterium:
CGGGTGTCCCGCCGCGAGGTCGCCGCGCTCGTCGGCATGGCGCGCCGGCAGGGCTCGATCCGGGAGGACCTCACCCTCGCGCTCGGCAACCTGCTGCGCTTCGACGAGGTGCGCGTCTCCGACATCATGACCCCCCGGACGGTCACGTGGATGCTGCCCTCCGACGCGACGGTCGAGGATCTCCTCGCCGAGCGGGAGCACGCGGTCTTCAGCCGCCTGCCGCTCTTCGAGGACGAGCGCGATCACGTCAAGGGCTACGTGCTCGTCCGCGAGGTGCTCGCCCACGCCGCGCGCACGGGGGACCTGAAGCGCGAGCTCCGTGAGCACATCCGGCCCATCAAGGTCGTGCCGGAGACGATCAACGTCTCGCGCCTCCTCGAGCAGCTCCTCGAGTGGCGCGAGCACGCGGCGGTGGTGGTCGACGAGTTCGGCGGCATGGAGGGCCTCGTCACGCTCGAGGACGTGCTCGAGACCCTGCTCGGCAAGGAGATCCTCGACGAGCTCGACACGGTGGCCGATCTCCGCGAGCTGGCGGTGGAGCTGCGCGATCGGCGCATGCAGCGCCGGACCGGCGAGTTCGACAAGGACGCCTGATCAGGTGCCGCGGCGCCCGGATCCGCCGCGATCGGCGCAGTTGCCGCCGTCGGAGTCCGTGATGCCGCTCCCCTGGACGCCGTAGTTCGCCGGGTCGGCGCACTGTCCCGCGTCCCCGTCGGTCACTCCGGTCGGGCCCCGCCCGTAGCCGGCCGCGTCGGCCCGGTAGCCGGCGTCGTTGTCGGTGTAGCCGCCGACCGTGACGGGGACGGTCGCCGGCTCGTCCACATAGACCGTCCCGCAGCCGCTCGCGATCGCCGCCGTGGCCGCGCCGGCGCCCAGCACGCCGAACATTCTCCGGCGCCCGACCCGCCGCGGGCCTTCCTCGAAGTCCTCGTCCCGCAGGGTGCGCGCCTTCGCCTTTTTCTCCCCGTCTTCCGCCATACCCTCACCTCCGGAGCGGAGCGTACCCCACGCAGTCCGAGGCGAAAATGCCGCGCGTGACGGACAGCCGAGGCCGCGTCTCCGGCCGCGGACGAAGGGACCAATCCGTGTGCAATCGTTCCCGTTGTCGGCCGTCGGCTGGTAAGCTGGGCGCATCGTGCGGCGATTCACGCTGGAGTTGGGTGATCACGAAGTTCTCCTCACCCCGGGTCACTGGCGCATCGGGCGGGACCCGGCGTGCGAGCTTCGTATCGACGACGAGTCGGTGAGCCGGCGGCACGCCAGCCTCCGGGTCTCGGAGATCGCGGTCGAGCTGACCGACCACGGCAGCCGCAACGGCGTGCGCGTCAACGGGGACCGGGTCTACGGCTCGGTGCAGCTCGCCCCGGGGGACGTGCTCGACGTGGGGCCGCGCAAGCTCACCCTGCGCGAGCAGGGCCCGGCCGACTCCATCGACAAGGTCACGCGGCCCATGCCCAAGCTGCCGCGCGAGGGGAGCGACAGCCTCTCGCTGCTCAGCCCTCGGGAGCGTGAGGTCTTCGAGCGGCTCGCGCGCGGCCAGACCCAGCGCGAGGTGGCGGAGGAGCTCGGCCTGAGCGTCAAGACCGTCGAGACCTACCGCGCCCGCATCGGGGACAAGCTCGGCCTGAAGACC
This genomic window contains:
- a CDS encoding CNNM domain-containing protein → MGTAAILLTVYVCLALGTSFLCSILEAALLSTREVTLTRRTEEGDAGAKRLLKIKRERIDDAISAILTLNTIAHTVGSTMAGAQAAIVFGDQWVGVFSGVLTFLVLVVTEIIPKTLGTVYAERLTGFVGSTISVLMIGLKPVLFFTRLLTGLFTKQGHETRVSRREVAALVGMARRQGSIREDLTLALGNLLRFDEVRVSDIMTPRTVTWMLPSDATVEDLLAEREHAVFSRLPLFEDERDHVKGYVLVREVLAHAARTGDLKRELREHIRPIKVVPETINVSRLLEQLLEWREHAAVVVDEFGGMEGLVTLEDVLETLLGKEILDELDTVADLRELAVELRDRRMQRRTGEFDKDA
- a CDS encoding FHA domain-containing protein, coding for MRRFTLELGDHEVLLTPGHWRIGRDPACELRIDDESVSRRHASLRVSEIAVELTDHGSRNGVRVNGDRVYGSVQLAPGDVLDVGPRKLTLREQGPADSIDKVTRPMPKLPREGSDSLSLLSPREREVFERLARGQTQREVAEELGLSVKTVETYRARIGDKLGLKTRADLVQFALESGVLRP